The following are encoded together in the Paenibacillus pabuli genome:
- a CDS encoding AAA family ATPase, with protein MSAIIDNTGDDLLRVTNTETYINSKIVDFINSRENTSSYTINNMDRILTEFITSDIEADDESLDFITNIYTYYSRFDVSFDTDIDNSVKVRKYNRLYKYEGFNIYVCLVLYLQEHPSNMNIIFAESEAELRRFYDHLKDKHSNMLRNKIAIATDVNYDINITYEDRNTRDISEMVLDDVWVNSIKRSIDHFFDDGKDFFNENNIPYRRGILLYGPPGNGKSSLIQAVASEVNAPVIYWMVSGNTRSDNIQILFDFIDKISPALLVIEDLDALPDHCRSVFLNTLDGVGRREGIFIIGTTNYPERVDSALVNRAGRFDRTYYFGVPDDAKRAQFFELSKLDKFLNERQIEDVVKLTSGFSFAQLNEVYTSIAFASYFKDNDNAYENIIREMKASNKKGETQVWYKEEKRIGLL; from the coding sequence TTGAGTGCTATTATTGACAACACTGGGGATGACCTCCTTCGCGTAACTAATACCGAAACTTATATAAACTCTAAAATTGTAGATTTTATTAACTCTCGGGAAAATACATCGAGTTACACTATTAACAATATGGACCGCATACTTACCGAGTTTATCACCAGTGATATTGAAGCTGATGATGAATCTTTGGACTTCATTACGAACATCTATACTTATTATTCTCGATTTGATGTATCTTTCGATACTGATATTGATAATTCCGTTAAGGTACGTAAATACAACCGGTTGTACAAGTATGAGGGATTTAATATTTATGTATGTCTTGTACTATATCTACAGGAACATCCGAGTAATATGAATATTATTTTCGCTGAATCGGAAGCCGAGTTGCGCAGATTTTACGATCACCTGAAAGACAAACATTCTAATATGTTGCGGAATAAAATTGCTATTGCTACTGATGTAAATTATGATATCAATATCACTTATGAGGATCGTAATACTCGTGATATTTCCGAAATGGTATTGGATGATGTCTGGGTTAATTCTATCAAACGAAGTATAGATCATTTCTTTGATGACGGCAAAGATTTCTTTAATGAAAATAATATTCCTTATCGACGAGGAATTCTTTTATACGGACCACCTGGAAACGGTAAATCTTCTCTTATACAGGCAGTTGCTTCTGAGGTAAACGCACCAGTAATTTACTGGATGGTTAGTGGCAATACACGGAGTGATAATATTCAGATTTTATTTGACTTTATCGATAAAATTTCTCCTGCACTGTTGGTAATCGAAGATCTCGATGCATTGCCAGATCACTGCCGATCAGTATTTTTGAACACTTTGGATGGGGTCGGAAGACGCGAAGGAATTTTCATTATCGGAACTACAAATTACCCTGAGCGTGTGGACTCTGCACTTGTTAACAGGGCTGGTCGCTTTGATCGGACATACTATTTCGGGGTTCCTGATGATGCAAAGCGTGCCCAATTCTTTGAACTTAGTAAACTTGATAAGTTCTTGAATGAACGTCAAATTGAGGATGTTGTTAAACTTACTTCCGGGTTCTCTTTTGCACAGCTGAATGAAGTTTATACCTCAATCGCGTTCGCATCTTACTTTAAAGACAATGATAATGCATATGAGAATATTATCCGTGAAATGAAAGCCTCAAATAAAAAAGGTGAAACTCAGGTATGGTACAAAGAAGAAAAACGTATCGGATTATTATAG
- a CDS encoding toprim domain-containing protein — MIDFSYIAYIQQIANQIIARGQSLTDFSDLSERRLFSEEFLMKQGIFYCSEDEYEYIGGYDNLTMSTVRFGGAVINCWIYPLKMHNVIVGWCAWNPEDGEYTNLFFQGVIKSQVIFGLTPDIYEGGTAILVEGITDKYRIDYCDLKGGCGLMGNKITDYNRMLLKRVKRKIFIPDRDSTGMDAMKIWDRMVDGEKYWILLDGEVKDIDQRLKERPELVPQFVALIKEIEDGAYMSGTKIIF; from the coding sequence ATGATCGATTTCTCTTATATTGCATACATCCAGCAGATTGCCAACCAGATAATAGCAAGAGGACAATCATTAACCGATTTTAGTGACTTATCTGAACGTCGACTATTCTCTGAAGAGTTCTTGATGAAACAAGGAATATTTTACTGTAGCGAGGACGAATATGAGTATATCGGCGGATATGATAATTTAACGATGTCTACTGTTCGTTTCGGTGGTGCAGTAATAAACTGTTGGATTTACCCGCTCAAGATGCATAATGTCATCGTTGGATGGTGTGCATGGAATCCCGAAGACGGTGAATATACGAATTTATTCTTCCAAGGTGTTATTAAGAGTCAGGTAATCTTTGGATTAACTCCAGATATTTACGAAGGCGGGACCGCTATTCTTGTTGAGGGTATCACCGATAAGTACCGTATCGACTATTGCGATCTTAAAGGTGGTTGCGGTTTGATGGGTAACAAAATCACAGACTATAACCGCATGTTACTCAAACGTGTCAAACGTAAAATCTTTATCCCTGACCGTGACAGTACGGGAATGGACGCTATGAAGATTTGGGATCGCATGGTAGACGGTGAAAAGTACTGGATTTTACTCGACGGTGAGGTTAAGGATATTGACCAACGACTTAAAGAGAGACCTGAATTGGTCCCTCAATTCGTTGCACTGATAAAGGAAATTGAAGATGGTGCATATATGTCAGGTACTAAGATCATATTTTAA
- a CDS encoding HNH endonuclease: MRKLKLELELVPATSFNMNLRNNFSSEDWDIIRRLVYKRAGHRCEICDTTGRMSAHEIWDYVESDSGNFVTLAGLICLCDDCHMCKHWGYAQMQADVGKLDMVSLEKHFMKVNSCRKTTLEKHKAISFAEWNRRSSLEWQLNIDYLGSFLDEELDKRGIS; encoded by the coding sequence ATGCGAAAATTAAAATTAGAATTAGAATTGGTACCTGCTACATCATTCAACATGAATTTACGGAATAATTTTTCGAGTGAAGATTGGGATATCATTCGGAGATTAGTATACAAACGTGCAGGGCATCGATGTGAAATTTGCGACACAACTGGAAGAATGTCTGCACATGAAATTTGGGATTATGTTGAAAGTGACTCCGGGAATTTTGTAACACTTGCTGGACTTATTTGCCTTTGTGACGACTGCCATATGTGTAAGCACTGGGGATACGCGCAAATGCAGGCTGACGTTGGAAAACTCGACATGGTGTCATTGGAAAAGCATTTTATGAAGGTCAATAGTTGTCGTAAGACTACGTTAGAAAAGCATAAAGCTATATCATTTGCAGAATGGAATCGACGTTCCTCTTTGGAGTGGCAATTAAATATTGATTATCTCGGAAGTTTTTTGGACGAGGAATTAGATAAGAGAGGAATCAGCTAA
- a CDS encoding ADP-ribose pyrophosphatase — translation MGKDKIADDFRTPDGVSADVVAFTMVPHENVSVRRNLPDYELKVFLVRSDKGMWKLPGQVIDRYVSLDDMATDIVKELTLTTDPYIEYVGQCSDYTDDSGAWIIHHSFLSVIPYHQLDDFRRQDDPKSVDLFSIEQLDKLDIFPNHRKIIDSVYEYLQRIILITDIAKYFLTDTFTIAELVRNLQVVAPNFKPDNVHQKFLKTSKRGGILEGVIDAEGVHLKSDKYSQRSALLFRFSGQTPELSIY, via the coding sequence TTGGGTAAGGACAAGATAGCTGATGACTTCAGGACTCCCGACGGAGTATCGGCAGATGTAGTTGCATTTACCATGGTACCTCATGAAAATGTATCTGTTAGAAGAAATTTACCTGATTATGAACTAAAGGTATTCCTTGTCAGATCAGATAAAGGTATGTGGAAATTACCTGGTCAGGTAATCGATCGTTATGTATCACTTGATGATATGGCGACCGATATCGTAAAGGAACTAACACTAACAACTGACCCTTATATTGAGTACGTTGGGCAGTGTAGCGATTATACAGATGACTCAGGTGCATGGATTATTCACCACTCATTCTTATCTGTTATACCTTATCACCAATTGGATGATTTCAGACGCCAGGATGATCCAAAATCAGTTGACCTGTTCAGTATTGAGCAGTTAGATAAACTGGATATATTTCCAAATCACCGAAAGATTATCGATAGTGTGTATGAGTATCTTCAAAGAATTATACTTATAACGGATATAGCAAAATACTTCCTAACAGACACTTTCACTATCGCTGAACTGGTGAGGAATTTACAGGTAGTTGCACCGAATTTTAAGCCTGATAATGTACACCAAAAATTTCTGAAAACTAGCAAACGTGGTGGAATACTTGAAGGTGTAATAGACGCTGAGGGAGTTCATCTTAAGTCGGACAAGTATTCTCAACGATCTGCATTGTTGTTTAGATTTTCTGGTCAGACTCCGGAACTATCAATATATTAA
- a CDS encoding metallophosphoesterase: protein MGRVYVTGDCHGEIDIHKLNTKNFPQQKELTREDFLIIVGDFGFPWKEDDSEDRFWLKWINEKNFTTLFIEGNHDNIDLIRTYPENEWNCGKVRRIRDNVLYLERNQVFTICDRTFYTLGGAESTDKGRRIENVNWWADEVPSEAELVESLHVLADINWKVDYMLTHTCSRTVLNILGEEVVKSRIKGEVLNDHFEYVRSKLNYEHWYFGHFHKDIRVTDKDTLLFNKVVRVI from the coding sequence ATGGGAAGAGTATACGTCACGGGAGACTGTCACGGGGAAATCGATATTCACAAACTGAATACTAAGAATTTCCCACAACAAAAAGAATTAACACGTGAGGACTTTCTCATTATCGTAGGTGACTTTGGTTTTCCCTGGAAGGAAGACGACAGTGAAGATCGCTTTTGGTTGAAGTGGATAAACGAGAAGAATTTTACCACTCTTTTCATTGAAGGTAACCATGATAACATTGATCTAATTCGTACATATCCAGAAAACGAATGGAATTGCGGTAAAGTACGAAGAATCCGTGATAACGTTCTATATCTGGAGAGAAATCAAGTATTCACAATTTGTGACAGAACTTTCTATACGCTTGGTGGTGCTGAATCTACCGATAAAGGACGGCGTATTGAGAACGTGAATTGGTGGGCAGATGAAGTCCCTAGTGAAGCTGAACTTGTTGAAAGCTTGCATGTACTGGCAGATATTAATTGGAAAGTTGATTATATGTTGACTCATACCTGTTCCAGAACTGTTCTTAACATTCTCGGTGAGGAAGTAGTTAAATCGCGGATTAAGGGTGAAGTCTTAAATGATCATTTTGAGTATGTCAGATCGAAATTGAATTACGAACATTGGTATTTCGGTCATTTTCATAAAGATATCAGAGTAACGGATAAAGATACACTATTATTCAATAAGGTTGTACGTGTAATATAA
- a CDS encoding DUF7659 family protein translates to MTNSYVEMKREISEEINNFPSFYAFDTEQFEEGLVQLGLKRTDEDKVKSIGMGGFVRKEDHGAYYEMHINIARRKKMAIDADTTGEGFIYEMFYYELANHEYGYTQDVSHTLDALNFTFEEIEADPRLKHGLELAKAAVNSAERFY, encoded by the coding sequence ATGACAAACTCTTATGTCGAGATGAAACGTGAAATCAGCGAAGAAATCAACAATTTTCCTTCGTTTTATGCCTTCGATACCGAACAATTTGAGGAAGGTTTAGTGCAGCTAGGGCTGAAGCGGACTGACGAAGATAAAGTCAAGTCAATTGGGATGGGTGGTTTTGTTCGTAAAGAAGATCACGGAGCCTATTATGAAATGCATATCAATATTGCTAGACGTAAAAAGATGGCAATTGACGCAGATACTACTGGCGAAGGGTTCATTTATGAAATGTTTTACTATGAATTGGCAAACCATGAATACGGTTATACTCAGGATGTAAGTCACACTTTGGATGCGTTGAATTTTACATTTGAGGAAATCGAAGCTGATCCGCGATTGAAGCATGGACTTGAATTGGCAAAAGCTGCTGTAAATTCCGCTGAAAGGTTCTATTGA